Part of the Bacillus cabrialesii genome is shown below.
TTGCGACAATCGCGCTTGACGAGATCGTAATGACGCCTGCGAGGACGAGGACTTCCAGAAAGGAAAATCCGGTGATAAATCCGTAAAGCAGCCCGAGGCTGAAGTTAATCAAGATATAAATCGTTCCGCCGACCGCGATGGATTTTCCGGATTTGATCAGCTTGCCGACGGAGAATTCGAGCCCTAGATAGAAGAGGAGGAACAGTACGCCCATCCGCCCGAAAAACTCGATGATTTCACTGCTTTCTATAAATGTAAGATCAATAATCCCAAATTTCGGCGCGTGAGGCCCAACAAGCATTCCCAGCACAATCAGAAACGGAATAATCGAAAATTTAATTTTATTGGCGATCACACTGGCAATCGCCACAAGCACAAGCGCAGTTCCGACTTCAAATACAAGATGATCCATCGGCGGCTCACACGCCCTCTCCAGAAAGGAAATCGTGAATCAGTTTCTTCAGATGCTTTCTCTCACCTGAGAGGACAAGTGTGTCATTTTCTTCAATAACCGAATCAGCCCCGGGATTTAGAAGCTTTTCCTGGCTGTGTTTGATGATGGCGATCACAGTGACATCGTAGTTCTGGCGGACATCAAGCTCCCCGAGCGTGCTCCCGATCGATTTGGCGCCTTTTTCAACCTTAAACCATTCAATAATGAGATCACTGAAGGCCATTTCGATGGACTCCAGCGTTTGCGGTTTATAAACCATGCCGCCTAGAATAGCGGCAATTTGCCTTGCTTCAGAATCATCCAATGAGATATTGGAAAGCAGCTCATCCGGGTCCCGGTCATTAAACCGGTAAATTTCTCTTCTTCCGTCATCATGAATGATAATCGTCATTTTTTCATGGCTTCTCGTTTCAATTTCAAATTTTTTGCCGATGCCCGGCAGATCGTTTTCTTTAATATTCAATGAAAATCCCTCCGAATGTAGTGTTGGCCAAATAAGGTGGGTTACAAAGCTTGTGTATTTATATTCGGAGGTAATTAGACTGGTATTTGACAGGGACGGCACAAACCTTTTCCAGCCTGTTCATCAGCGGTTCGTCAAGAGGTTTGACAGACAGATGCCTGACAGACTGCGACAGCGGACTGTACTCTTTGATCAGCTCAGCCGGGTACAGGCTTCCGGACGACGGCGTTTTGGCCGCTTGTGTTTCCTGCGGATATGAGGACATAGGCACATAGCTGTCAGTATTTGCTTCAAGCTGGGAAGGCAAAGTCACGTCCGAAGGGGGAAAGTACACCATAAATAAACTTAACAGAAAACTAATCAGCAATTTAGTCATGTTTCCTTTCCTCCTTTCCCATCCCGATATCCCTTCTTTTTCACTATATAAAACTTTATGTTTCCATTCAAACAATATGCATTTTTCAGTATCTATTGACCTTGAAAAATAAAAAAGGTTTATGTAAGGAGGGCGGGGAATGTATATGAGAAAGAAAAAAGCAAGCGCATACATGGAGGTGCTTCATATGGAGTTTATTCAATATGAATGTAATGGAACTGTTGCTGAGATTATCTTAAATCGTCCCGATGCCCATCACGCCCTGAATGAACAGATGCTGTCTGAACTGAAGGAGGCGGTTGAAAAGGCGGCTGCAAGCGAGGCGCTCATCGTTCTCCTGAGAGGAACCGGGAAAGGCTTTTCGGCCGGCGGAGATATCCGGATGATGACGTCAGAGCATGATCCTGATCAATTTAAGCAGCTGATGGATACGATTGAGGCTGTTACTCTGGCGTTATATCAGATGAAGAAAGTGATAATTGCTGCTATTCACGGCGCCGCCGCCGGGCTGGGCCTGAGTTTGGCGCTTTGCGCTGACATTGTGCTCGCGGAAAAAAACGCCGTTCTCGCGATGAATTTTATCGGCATTGGGCTCGTTCCGGACGGCGGAGGGCACTATTTGCTGAAGAAAAGAATAGGGGAAGCGAAAGCGAAAAAACTGATTTGGAGCGGGAAAAAACTATCCGCCGAAGAAGCCGCCGATATGGGGCTCCTGGATGGGACATTTGCCGGAGATCCTGCCGAAGGCGCGAGACCCTTTATCGAAACCCTTTTGGCCTCACCTCTTTTGGCGATGATCGAAACGAAAGCCATCTTTCAAAGCCTCCAGCTTGAAGAGATGAAAAAGGTTCTTTCTCTTGAGCGCAGCGCCCAGGAGAAAATGAGAAAGACGAAGGATCACCAAGAAGGAATCCGTGCCTTTTTAGAAAAACGAGAGCCAAAGTTTCAAGCGTAATAGATCAGCCGGAAAGCTGATCATCTGTGAAACAAAATCAGCTTTCCGGCTGCATTGACTAAACGATGGGTATGACTGTGGAGCTCTTTTTCTTTTAACAGAGCTTCACCATGCGTTTTTGCCGCTTCTTCATGTTCCGCCTCAAATCGCTCGTTTATTAGTGTTTTCCCCGAAGGATCAAAAGCTGTAAGGAAATAATCAGCCATCTGGTTTCTCCTCCATTTTCAAGGTTTATCAGTCTTTCTCATTTATATTCTAAAAAAGGAAATCAAAATCCTTTATTATGTTCCATCCAAAATTAGTATATAATGGGGCAGGAAAGGAGGAGATTCGGTGCTTAAGATTGATCACGTAACAAAGACATTTGGAGATTATAAAGCCGTTGATGGATTAGACTTAGACATTCCGGAGCAGCAAATGTTCGGTCTTTTAGGCGCAAACGGAGCGGGAAAAACGACGACGTTTCGCATGATCCTAGGCTTATTAAGCATTACGGAGGGCTCAATTAGCTGGAAGGGCCGTCCTGTGAATTACAGTATCAGCAGCAAAATCGGTTATTTGCCGGAAGAGCGGGGCCTTTATCCGAAAATGAAGGTAAAGGATCAGCTTGTCTATCTTGCCAGATTAAAAGGGATGGAGAAGCGGGAGGCTCAAAAAGAGCTCGGTACATGGCTTGAACGCTTCAACATCACAGATTACGAGAATAAGAAGGTGGAAGAGCTTTCGAAGGGAAACCAGCAGAAAATCCAATTCATTTCGGCTGTTTTGCATAAGCCGGAGCTGCTGATTCTTGATGAACCATTCAGCGGCCTGGACCCTGTCAATGTTGAGCTGTTAAAAGAGGCTGTGATTTCTCTGAAAAACAGCGGCGTTTCTATTTTATTTTCAAGCCACCGGATGGAGCATGTGGAGGAGCTTTGTGAGCACCTTTGCATATTGCAGAAAGGAAAGCCGGTAGTGCAAGGCAGGCTGAAGGAGATAAAGCGTTCCTTCGGCAAAAAGAATGTCACCATTCATTCCGATGACGATCTGCGGTTTTTGCAGTCTCATGAAGGCATTCTCCAATGGAAGGAAACGGCTGGCGGCGTCAAACTGCAGATCGCTAATGAAGACATTTCTCAAGAGATCTTTGCCATGCTCCATGGAAAAGGGTTTATCAGAAAATTTGAGCTTGAAGAGCCGTCACTGCATGATATTTTTATAGAAAAGGTGGGGGCCGTCTATGAATAGATTTTGGATCATGCTTTCTCATACATACAAAAATAAGATTATGGCAAAATCCTTTATGATCTCGACAGTCATCACGGTACTGCTTGTATTAGTTGTAACGAATCTGGAGTCGATCATATCTTTGTTTCAAGGTGATGATGCGAAAGAAAAAATCGCCGTTGTTGATGAAACAAACGATTTATACCCGATTTTCTCGAAACAGCTGAAAGCAGTGGATACAGACGGAGATCTTGATGTAAAGCAGTCGAAGCAAACGGAGGCTGAGGTCACAAAGCAAGTCAAAGATGAAACGCTTGATGGCATGCTCATCATCAAACGAGATGAAAAAGGGGCCATTTCAGGAACTTATAAAGCGTTAACGATTTCTGATGAAAGCACGTACCAAACGCTGCAGCAGGCGCTGACGCAAACCAAAACGGCTGTCGGAACGGCGGAGCTCGGCGTTTCGCAGGAAGAGATCAGCAGCCTTTATGCGCCCGTTACTGTCGGGCAGGAGGCGCTGAAAGAGGGCGCGAAGTCTGAGGAAGAGCTTGGCCAGACGGTAGGTCTTGTTTACATTATGCTGTTTGTCATTTATTTCTCAGTCATTATGTATGCCAGCATGATTGCGATGGAGGTGGCAACCGAAAAATCTTCGCGCGTCATGGAAATTCTGATCTCAAGCATGCCGCCGATCCAGCAGATGTTTGCAAAGCTGGTTGGCATCGGGCTAGTCGGGATCACGCAGCTTGCTGTCATCATAACAGCCGGCGCTCTGTCGCTTAAGCTGAACAAAACGAGCGAAACAGCTTCATCTGTCGGCGGATTCCTCAATTTGACCGATGTCTCAGCAACAACTGTCATTTATGCTGTTATTTTCTTTTTGCTCGGTTACTTTTTATACGCGACACTCGCCGCGTTTCTCGGCAGTGTCGTCTCAAGAATCGAGGACGTGCAGCAAACGATCACACCGATGACACTTTTGGTTGTCGCTGGTTTTATGATTGCGATGTTCGGTCTGAATGCACCTGACGCAGGGTTTATTACAGTAACCTCGTTTATTCCGTTTTTTACACCAATGATTATGTTCTTGCGCGTTGGCATGCTTGATATTCCGTTCTGGCAGGCAGCTGCTGGAATCGGAATCACACTGCTTACCATCGTCATTCTGGCCGTCATCGGCGCCAGAATTTACAAAGGCGGTGTGTTAATTTACGGCAATTCAAGCGCGTTCAAAGCAATTAAACAAGCGCTTCGTTTAGCGAAAAACTGATTGAAAACAGTCTGGGGATTCTCAGGCTGTTTCTTTGTTGACAGAACGTGCATTCGCAAGAATTCGGTGCTAAAATAAAGGTACTTCATTCTTGAAAGGAGCAGAATGTTGACTGATTTAACCTTTATTCATGCGGCAGATCTGCATCTCGACAGTCCGTTTTACGGGATATCGCATCTGCCGGAACCGATTTTTGCCCGGATCAAAGAAAGCACGTTTGCAAGCGTGAGACATATGATAGACGCCGCAATAAGAGAAAACGTTGATTTCGTTTTGCTGGCTGGGGATTTGTTTGACGAAGCCAATCGAAGCTTAAAGGCGCAGCTCTTTTTAAAAAAGCAGTTTGAAAGACTCAGAGAGTGCGGGATTTCAGTTTATGTGATCTTTGGAAACCACGATCATCTGGGCGGAGAGTGGACGCCGATTGAATGGCCAGAGAATGTCCGCATTTTTTCGTCCGCTGTTCCTGAAGAAAAATCGTTTTATAAGGAAGGCAGGCGCATAGCGAGCATTTACGGCTTCAGCTATCAGGCCAGAGCAGTAACGGAAAACCTAGCCGCCCGCTATCGGAGGTCCACTGACGCGCCGTTTCATATCGGTATGCTCCACGGCACGCTGTCAGGGTCTGAAGGGCATGATCCGTATTGCCCGTTTACACATGACGATCTCGTGAAAAGCGGGATGGATTATTGGGCGCTTGGCCATATACATAAACGCCAAGTTCTTTCTGCCGAGCACCCGGCAGTCATTTATCCGGGAAACACGCAAGGGCGCCA
Proteins encoded:
- the khtT gene encoding K(+)/H(+) antiporter subunit KhtT translates to MNIKENDLPGIGKKFEIETRSHEKMTIIIHDDGRREIYRFNDRDPDELLSNISLDDSEARQIAAILGGMVYKPQTLESIEMAFSDLIIEWFKVEKGAKSIGSTLGELDVRQNYDVTVIAIIKHSQEKLLNPGADSVIEENDTLVLSGERKHLKKLIHDFLSGEGV
- a CDS encoding enoyl-CoA hydratase, producing the protein MEFIQYECNGTVAEIILNRPDAHHALNEQMLSELKEAVEKAAASEALIVLLRGTGKGFSAGGDIRMMTSEHDPDQFKQLMDTIEAVTLALYQMKKVIIAAIHGAAAGLGLSLALCADIVLAEKNAVLAMNFIGIGLVPDGGGHYLLKKRIGEAKAKKLIWSGKKLSAEEAADMGLLDGTFAGDPAEGARPFIETLLASPLLAMIETKAIFQSLQLEEMKKVLSLERSAQEKMRKTKDHQEGIRAFLEKREPKFQA
- a CDS encoding YhzD family protein, producing MADYFLTAFDPSGKTLINERFEAEHEEAAKTHGEALLKEKELHSHTHRLVNAAGKLILFHR
- a CDS encoding ABC transporter ATP-binding protein, whose protein sequence is MLKIDHVTKTFGDYKAVDGLDLDIPEQQMFGLLGANGAGKTTTFRMILGLLSITEGSISWKGRPVNYSISSKIGYLPEERGLYPKMKVKDQLVYLARLKGMEKREAQKELGTWLERFNITDYENKKVEELSKGNQQKIQFISAVLHKPELLILDEPFSGLDPVNVELLKEAVISLKNSGVSILFSSHRMEHVEELCEHLCILQKGKPVVQGRLKEIKRSFGKKNVTIHSDDDLRFLQSHEGILQWKETAGGVKLQIANEDISQEIFAMLHGKGFIRKFELEEPSLHDIFIEKVGAVYE
- a CDS encoding ABC transporter permease — its product is MNRFWIMLSHTYKNKIMAKSFMISTVITVLLVLVVTNLESIISLFQGDDAKEKIAVVDETNDLYPIFSKQLKAVDTDGDLDVKQSKQTEAEVTKQVKDETLDGMLIIKRDEKGAISGTYKALTISDESTYQTLQQALTQTKTAVGTAELGVSQEEISSLYAPVTVGQEALKEGAKSEEELGQTVGLVYIMLFVIYFSVIMYASMIAMEVATEKSSRVMEILISSMPPIQQMFAKLVGIGLVGITQLAVIITAGALSLKLNKTSETASSVGGFLNLTDVSATTVIYAVIFFLLGYFLYATLAAFLGSVVSRIEDVQQTITPMTLLVVAGFMIAMFGLNAPDAGFITVTSFIPFFTPMIMFLRVGMLDIPFWQAAAGIGITLLTIVILAVIGARIYKGGVLIYGNSSAFKAIKQALRLAKN
- a CDS encoding metallophosphoesterase family protein, coding for MLTDLTFIHAADLHLDSPFYGISHLPEPIFARIKESTFASVRHMIDAAIRENVDFVLLAGDLFDEANRSLKAQLFLKKQFERLRECGISVYVIFGNHDHLGGEWTPIEWPENVRIFSSAVPEEKSFYKEGRRIASIYGFSYQARAVTENLAARYRRSTDAPFHIGMLHGTLSGSEGHDPYCPFTHDDLVKSGMDYWALGHIHKRQVLSAEHPAVIYPGNTQGRHMKETGDKGYYLVRVTNGDISYDFQKTHDVLWEKAAVDVTEAKNMTALFQMVEDAFSKLRIKGSPVCVRLVLQGTAPEWLLEAPKGTLDELLEAFQEQEAEEEHFIWPLSLDDETENEANVTNLDPFFGGLFADIDRDDLTDVLEGLERHPVYRRHADRFSQEELQEIKEQAQIVLKRQLKVLET